The following are encoded in a window of Nitrospirota bacterium genomic DNA:
- a CDS encoding undecaprenyl-diphosphate phosphatase translates to MDMILLLKGLFLGIVEGITEFIPVSSTGHLILAGNLLGFDDEKAKVFEVFIQLGAILSVVWLYREKIFGVVKGLPTRKEARSLVIKLIIAFLPAAFIGLLTHKAIKTYLFNPITVAVALIAGGLAILIIERMDHRLHVKDVDNVTLKQAIGVGIAQCLALFPGVSRSGATIMGGLIIGFDRLVAVEFSFFLAIPTMFAATGYDLLSSLHALSLSDIPLFAVGFVTSFFSALIVIKSFLRYVSRHNFAGFAYYRIGFGLLVLAFYWHRGWKF, encoded by the coding sequence ATGGACATGATACTTCTCTTAAAAGGGCTCTTTCTGGGGATTGTGGAGGGCATAACCGAGTTCATCCCCGTCTCATCCACGGGCCACCTGATACTTGCCGGCAACCTTCTCGGTTTCGATGACGAAAAGGCAAAGGTCTTTGAGGTGTTCATTCAGTTGGGGGCGATCCTCTCGGTCGTATGGCTTTACAGGGAAAAGATCTTCGGCGTGGTGAAAGGGCTTCCTACACGTAAAGAGGCCCGATCTCTTGTAATCAAGCTTATCATTGCGTTTCTTCCGGCCGCATTCATCGGCCTGCTGACGCATAAGGCCATAAAGACTTACCTCTTCAACCCGATTACTGTTGCGGTGGCGCTCATTGCAGGAGGGCTTGCGATCTTGATAATAGAAAGGATGGACCACCGGTTACATGTGAAGGATGTTGATAACGTCACACTGAAACAGGCCATAGGAGTTGGGATCGCTCAGTGTCTGGCGCTCTTTCCGGGAGTTTCGCGTTCAGGGGCAACGATCATGGGGGGACTTATCATAGGGTTTGACAGGCTGGTTGCCGTAGAATTTTCCTTCTTTCTCGCTATTCCGACCATGTTTGCGGCAACAGGGTACGACTTGCTTTCGAGCCTTCACGCGCTCTCGCTATCGGACATCCCGCTCTTCGCCGTTGGTTTCGTTACATCGTTCTTCTCCGCGCTGATTGTCATCAAGTCGTTTCTCAGGTATGTCTCACGGCATAATTTTGCAGGGTTTGCGTATTACCGTATAGGATTCGGTTTGCTCGTCCTTGCCTTTTACTGGCACAGGGGATGGAAATTCTGA
- a CDS encoding ribonuclease J has protein sequence MKNILSIIPLGGVEEIGLNMTVMEYDDDLIIVDAGLMFPEEDMLGVDFVIPDFSYLIENKDKIKGVVLTHGHEDHTGALPFLLKEINVPIYGTPLTLGLVKEKLKEHSLESAKLIPVKPRDVVNLGVFSVEFVRVTHSIVDGVGLGIDTPLGKVVHTGDFKLDPTPVDGQLMDFHKFSEYGEKGTLVLLSDSTNAEKGGFTFSEKEVSRAFEDIFSKAHGRIIIATFASNIHRIQQAIDVAVKFGRKVILCGRSIVSNAQIALDLGYLRIPRETWLRLEDLKKLEDREVVIITTGSQGEPMSVLSRIATDEHKNIKAKHGDTVILSAKMIPGNERSIGRIINHLFKRGANVIYEKVSEIHVSGHASKEELKLMLNMVRPKYFIPVHGEYRHLVYHLNLAEKVGIPRENVFILENGERLEVSKDGAKKNGRVNSGRVFIDGKGVGDVEDMVLRDRRRLAYDGIVLVIIAVEKLTGRVVSGPDIITRGFVFEDASPELLNNVNSLVSDTLKELGREIMSDSSLVKAKIRTALKKYLRNTMERSPMIMPIIFEV, from the coding sequence ATGAAAAATATCCTCTCTATTATCCCTCTCGGCGGTGTTGAGGAGATAGGCCTCAACATGACTGTCATGGAATACGATGATGACCTTATCATTGTGGATGCCGGGCTGATGTTCCCTGAAGAGGACATGCTCGGCGTTGATTTTGTCATTCCTGATTTTTCTTACCTCATCGAAAACAAGGATAAGATAAAAGGCGTGGTGCTCACTCACGGGCATGAAGACCACACAGGCGCACTGCCCTTTCTTTTAAAAGAGATTAATGTTCCTATCTATGGTACTCCGCTCACACTCGGGCTTGTTAAAGAGAAACTGAAAGAACATTCTCTTGAGAGTGCGAAGCTCATCCCTGTCAAGCCGAGGGATGTGGTGAACCTCGGAGTGTTTTCAGTAGAGTTTGTGCGTGTGACCCACAGCATTGTTGACGGTGTGGGATTGGGGATAGATACGCCTCTTGGAAAGGTTGTGCATACAGGAGATTTCAAACTGGACCCGACGCCTGTTGACGGGCAGTTAATGGACTTTCACAAGTTTTCCGAATATGGAGAGAAAGGCACCCTCGTGCTGCTTTCTGACAGCACGAATGCTGAAAAAGGGGGATTTACATTTTCCGAAAAGGAAGTAAGCCGTGCGTTTGAGGACATCTTCTCAAAGGCGCACGGGAGGATAATAATTGCGACTTTTGCCTCAAACATACACAGGATTCAGCAGGCGATTGACGTTGCAGTAAAGTTTGGCAGAAAAGTAATTCTCTGCGGCAGGAGTATTGTCTCAAATGCGCAGATTGCCCTGGACCTTGGCTATCTCCGGATACCGAGAGAGACCTGGCTCAGGCTTGAGGATTTAAAAAAGCTTGAAGACAGAGAGGTAGTGATTATAACAACCGGCAGTCAGGGCGAACCGATGAGCGTGCTTTCAAGGATAGCTACCGATGAGCATAAAAATATAAAAGCCAAGCATGGAGACACGGTAATACTTTCAGCAAAGATGATTCCCGGGAATGAGCGTTCCATAGGAAGGATTATAAACCATCTCTTCAAGAGAGGCGCAAACGTTATATACGAAAAAGTTTCAGAGATACACGTCTCAGGGCATGCATCAAAGGAAGAGCTTAAGCTCATGCTTAATATGGTGAGGCCAAAATACTTCATACCCGTTCACGGCGAGTACAGGCACCTGGTATATCATTTAAATCTGGCTGAGAAGGTGGGCATTCCGAGAGAAAATGTATTTATACTTGAAAACGGCGAGAGGCTTGAGGTATCAAAAGACGGGGCCAAGAAAAACGGCAGGGTGAACTCAGGCAGGGTATTTATTGACGGCAAGGGAGTTGGAGATGTCGAAGACATGGTTCTTCGCGATAGACGGAGGCTTGCGTATGACGGTATTGTGCTTGTGATAATTGCGGTTGAGAAACTCACAGGCAGGGTTGTCTCCGGTCCTGACATAATAACAAGGGGTTTTGTATTTGAAGATGCATCGCCTGAGCTCCTCAATAATGTTAACAGCCTTGTCTCTGATACGCTGAAAGAACTTGGCAGGGAGATAATGTCAGACTCCTCTCTTGTTAAAGCCAAGATTAGAACTGCACTCAAAAAGTATCTCAGGAACACAATGGAAAGAAGCCCTATGATAATGCCGATAATATTTGAGGTGTAA
- a CDS encoding RtcB family protein, producing MLPEKLKRIDETKIEVPADYKPGMRVKGIIYVDEVLEKDLESQSVDQVANVATLPGIVNASMAMPDIHSGYGFAIGGVAAFDLDEGVVSPGGVGYDINCGVRLLRTSLMKNDVTPKLKDLVGILYNEIPSGVGSKGKIRLTPDSERRLMLNGARWAVEEGYGEMSDLERIESGGCIDGADPDLISKKAYERGRAQQGTLGSGNHFLEIQYVDEIYDEKSANAIGLFEGQVTVMIHTGSRGFGHQVCTDFLEVMERAVSKYKIELPDRELACAPYKSPEAQDYLSAMRAAANYAWANRQCIMHWTREAFMSFFSTTPRELGMSLIYDVAHNIAKVEEHIVNGRKKKLVVHRKGSTRAFPPGHPDLPDVYKQIGQPVLIPGDMGRASFVLIGTEKAMSETFGSTCHGAGRVMSRHQAIKKAKGRAIWREMEDKGIIVRSAGRETLAEEMPEAYKDVSDVVDVVHKAGISKKVARLRPLGVIKG from the coding sequence ATGCTTCCAGAAAAACTTAAAAGGATTGACGAAACAAAAATAGAAGTTCCGGCTGATTACAAGCCCGGAATGAGGGTTAAAGGGATTATTTATGTTGACGAAGTCCTTGAAAAAGACCTTGAATCCCAGTCTGTTGATCAGGTTGCAAATGTCGCAACACTGCCTGGTATTGTGAATGCTTCTATGGCAATGCCGGACATTCATTCAGGTTACGGGTTTGCAATAGGCGGGGTTGCGGCATTTGATTTAGATGAAGGGGTAGTCTCACCGGGCGGCGTGGGCTATGATATAAATTGCGGTGTGCGCCTCTTAAGAACCAGCCTGATGAAGAACGATGTTACGCCGAAATTAAAAGACCTTGTCGGAATACTTTATAATGAAATCCCTTCTGGAGTCGGCTCAAAGGGCAAGATACGGCTTACGCCTGACAGCGAAAGAAGATTGATGCTGAATGGCGCCCGCTGGGCTGTGGAAGAGGGATACGGAGAGATGTCAGACCTTGAAAGGATTGAATCAGGAGGGTGCATTGACGGCGCAGACCCTGACCTCATAAGCAAAAAGGCTTATGAGAGAGGAAGGGCACAGCAGGGGACTCTCGGTTCGGGAAATCATTTCCTTGAAATTCAATATGTGGATGAGATATACGATGAAAAATCTGCCAATGCAATCGGCCTGTTTGAAGGACAGGTTACTGTGATGATACATACAGGCTCGCGCGGATTCGGGCATCAGGTATGCACCGACTTCCTTGAAGTGATGGAGAGGGCTGTCAGCAAATACAAAATTGAACTTCCCGACAGGGAACTTGCCTGCGCTCCGTATAAAAGCCCCGAAGCACAGGATTATCTTTCTGCGATGAGGGCTGCCGCAAATTATGCTTGGGCGAACAGACAGTGCATAATGCATTGGACAAGAGAGGCGTTTATGAGTTTTTTCAGTACAACACCAAGAGAATTAGGAATGAGCCTGATATATGACGTTGCGCATAATATCGCGAAGGTTGAAGAACATATTGTGAACGGCAGAAAGAAAAAACTGGTAGTCCACAGAAAAGGCAGCACACGGGCCTTTCCGCCGGGACATCCGGACTTGCCTGATGTGTATAAACAAATAGGCCAGCCTGTTTTGATACCCGGTGATATGGGAAGGGCATCGTTTGTACTTATAGGGACAGAAAAGGCGATGAGCGAAACATTCGGCTCAACATGCCACGGCGCAGGAAGGGTGATGTCAAGGCATCAGGCAATAAAGAAGGCAAAAGGTCGGGCTATATGGCGTGAGATGGAAGACAAAGGCATAATAGTCCGCTCTGCAGGACGAGAGACGCTTGCAGAAGAGATGCCGGAGGCATATAAAGATGTCTCGGATGTGGTTGATGTTGTTCACAAAGCAGGAATATCAAAAAAGGTTGCGAGATTAAGGCCCCTCGGTGTTATTAAAGGATAG